ATATTCCTTCAAGATAGACTCCTCTTCAGGTTTCTCCGAAAATGGCTTCGTTGCTTTCTTTAAGATCCGGATGTTTACATCGACAGGAGTAGACACCTTGGGTAAAGAGTAAAGTTTCtcgatattgatattatcAGAGTcattcaaatcatcaataaTAGCCTCATATCTCGTACTTAGCGCTTGCAAGTTACTCTGGACCACTGATGATGGTATAGTGGCCAAACTATGCAAACTCTGCAAGCTTTGTGTTGAAGCTCCGTTTATATCACCACGAGAGAGTGGTGGACTAGACGGACACTCCAGTTGCGATACCGTACTACCATCTGTCAGCTCGGCTTGTTTATATTGGGATTGTACTTCTTGATAGCTGGGCGGTAAGTCATGTTGATCGGGGTTCACATTACCGCGCGGAATATTCCGATGCAAGGCATTGTACATTTCGAACGATGGAAGAACATCCACCATATGGTGTGTGTCTGCACCCTCAACAGCATCAGGGCTAACAACAAGACCATCTCGACTCGACATTGCACTCAAAGAGTGCTGTTGTGATGCATTAGTAGAATGGCTGGATCCATTACCGCTAGTAAACGAATTCCGGAGTCTAAATAATGTAGATGTGGATGAACTTCGAAAGAACAAGCTTGACGTCGAAGAAGTATTTCTCAAGGcacttcttcctcttgcCGATATCTCATCTTCcgtttgttgttttctgaGCTGTGGTCGCATCTGAAGCACCTTAGAGCACGCGCCTGTTGGACTTTTGTATCTATGATTTCACCTTCTTTGGTTGACTTAAGTTGACACAAAATCTTGTGGCTTCCAAGACTTGTGGAAATTTTATTGGGGTTATTTTGGGTGTGTTTTCGATACGTTCAATCCAAGTCCAGTACACTCAAGCTCTTAACGTAACGCTTCGCTGTACTACTGCCTTTTTGGTAACTCTTAAACACAGGCACTTTTTCGGATATATTCTTGCTGCACTTTCGCtttatttttgttactTTAGTTCCAAGACTGTGGAAACATATTTAACATACAAggctttctttctttaaatATAGCTATTTCGGGATTTTCCAAATCCATGGAGCTGAAAGACACAGAGAATAGCATGGCGATTTGACCTGGGGAACGGGGATTGAGAGGCAAGAAGCTGTATGGTTAAGGTTCTGAAAATTTCAGGAGTGGGCGTACATTtctatacatatacatatatatatatatatatatataaatattaGTTGAGATGGTGTGAAGGGTATCAATTCTCTAAGTATTTATAGCTTGCTTGGGCAATCTCTTGGATCGTTTTTATGTTCTGGTAGTCATTTCTGTTCATACCTAGGGAGAACGAATTCCATATGGTGTCAAACTCAATGGTATCCATCATATCGTCGCGCTCGATAAACCACCGGTGTTCCTTGGACTTCTTATGTCGTTCTCTGTCATTTTCCATTCTGTGAAGCACAGTCGGAAGTTGAGAGGTGTTTGGCAAGTTTAGCACCAAATGCTTTCTGTATGCTTCTTGGAGAATGAACGCCTTGGATCTCCTGTCTACTAAAATCTGGAGGCACTGAATTATGGATTGTTCGCACGTTGGTTGTTTTGTGTGTTCGACCCATTCGAACTCAAAGCTCTTCTCATTGATCTTATTCCATATAGACTCCGAGAATTGGTCAACGATGTGCGATCTATCTAACTCGAGCAGCTTCTGGTACTTTTCGAGCCCGTCCTCCTTGTAGGGCTCGAAATTCAATGCATTTGAATCACTCTTTACAAGCGAGATGATAAACTGCAGCACTTCGATCGAGACGTCTAGATTCGTTAACGATTTCCAGTCTTCCTTCGGAAGCACTATGTCAACcattttgttcaaatcCAGGAGCAAAAACTCGAATAATACTTTCCCCTGGATGTTCCACTGTCCGTCGACATTTTTCAAGCATCTGGGCCAGAGCGACGATATTATTCTGCTCCAGTATATTAGAACGTTCAATCTATCTAGAGAGTCCATGTTCAATGCAGTTTCAAAGAAACACTGTTGAAAGTCCTCATAGTGGTGTTCGAAATGTTTCAAATAGAACTGTACTGGGTCCGTGAATGCAGAGCCGGAAGATGAGCCGGAAGATGATAATGCTGCTCCGCTTGGCGATGTGTCTCTCTTCTTGTGAAGTGTTTTATGCAGGTTTTTGATCACTTGGACGAATTGCAACCTGGCTTCAAATGCATCCATGgcgtgtgtgtgtttcAGGTTACGAGGGATAGTTTAGAACTGGCTGCAAAATGACTACCTTTTTGATGCTTATGGCTTgtgtgatatatatatatttgctTCTATGCATTCCAatttaatattttattcatAATTTTAACATTTCAAGCATCAATTATACAACTAAATCTTAGAAATAATGCCTTTAAGATGAAAAATACTACAtcagaaaaagaatttgaatttgactAGGGTaaagaaagattaaagaCTATTCTGTATTACAATataagagaagagataCATTgatatactatatatataaatatatatatatatatagatagataTGGTATAATATAAACACAACGGCATGCTAGTAGAGAGCACTCGTTTtagtaattttttttttgtttaattttttgtatttgttgttttgcTTGCTTGGTTGCTTAGTTTTGAACTTAGTGAGAGGTTCCTAAATCTGACGGATGTGCAGATGAGTTACTCTGGTGAATTGGAGAATTGGAGCTACCGACCTGTGGTGGAGGAGTATTCAGCCACGCTACGCTCGATTGTTGAGACAAGTGCTGGTTTTGGGGAAATGGCtgttgattttgttgttggccCTGGTTATGGCTGTGACTGTTAATGTGGCTATGGTGCTGATTATGACTGTGACTATGAttttgttgctgctgttgctgttgctgttgctgttgctgctgttgctgttgctgttgttgctgctgttgttgatgctggagttgaaattgaagctGAAGTTGATGCTGGAGCTGCTGTTCCTGATCCTGTCGCAGCGGCACAGATTCCATACCGCCCCAGAACGAAGTCAACATTGGAAGCTTGGACGCCTGCAATGGCTCGGGCGACTGTGGCGGCGACTTGCACTTACTGAGCTTGTTCAAAGCATCGATAAGCTCCCTGTCTCGTCTAGAGACACTGCCATTGCCATTACCATTGCCATTACCATTGCCATTACCACCGTTGCCGTTACCGTTCACGTTTCCACCGCCATTGGACCCAGCATCGTGGCCGTGCCCATGAccatgcccatgcccatgGCTATGGCCCATGAGCCCCTGGGGGGCCGCATACCCATGCTGGTGGTGACCTTGCCCATGCGAATCTTGCGAATCCTGCTGCAGCAACAGCGACGTGGCCATCGCCATTGCCGGCGACGACCCGGTCGAAGACGATTGCGATGAAGGCTTCCCGCCCCCAATCAGACTCCCAGCAACATCAAGACCACCGCCCTTTACCCTAGACTTCGACTTCCCCTTCGTCCCATTACCAACATTTTTCGTCACTGAATTCGCCATTCCTGCTCCACTTCCAGCAACGTTCTTCGACCCCTTCTTCCGCCCACTACCAGGCTTCCGCCCCTCAGCTAGCGTCTTCGCCTTCCCAGGCTTCCTACCACTCCCTGGTTTACGTCCATCACTCAGTTTCTTAGCCATCGCGCGCGCCTTTGTCTAATGATGTTTTCTATTCGCAGCTTATCACTAAAAATGCTGCACACGTTTCCCCTGATACACGCGACTTCACACACAAAGAAATCCACTTACAACGGATAATCCCTTTATCTAAATGTTCGCACACTCGCTATACCCTCTCGATACAATCGCTAGGTGCTTATCCAGAGCTTTTCTTGGACCTTTCAGACTTGCTCTTAGCTTTGTTGATTTGAGCTGAGTCTTGGTGCGTTTTATTGAATGTTTTGATGaaggtaaagaaaaaaaaaaaaaatttaaaaaaaaaaaccactaaaaaaaaaaaaaccaaaaaaaaaaaaaataaaaaaaaaaaacaaaaaaaaaaaaacaggaaaaaaaaaaaacatcgtttcttttcgttcGCGGAGGGggagagaagaagaaaaaaaaagacaccGGAAGTCATGTGATATGCACGTGCCGCAAGATTCCCCAGTCATGTGACACTCACATGACCAAATTCTCGGTCTTGTGTgtgtgtctttttttttttttttttcctttcctttccgTTCCCTTCCTTCATTTCTCCCCTCTAACGATATGATATGAAGACATGGCGTATTTCTAATAGCCCCAATATGCTAAAGAAAGCTTGTGCTCATGCTGCGAAATACAGGATAGGTAGCAAAGCAAAGCAAAGCCAAGCACAGGCAGACAGGAGCATTGAGATAGGCCTTGTATTGTTGAAGATTAAACATCGGAATAAGCAGGCAGCAGGTAACAGTGGTATTTCTGGATTTCTGGATATAATATAAGATAGGTGCAATGAGTGACAAGATTACAGTTCATATCAAGTCTGGACAGAACAATTGGAGCGTTGAAGTGGAGCAGAGTGCTACTATTCGTGGGTTCAAGGAGAAGATTAGCGAGGTGAGCGATGTTCCAGCGGATAACCAGCGGTTGATTTACTCTGGgaagattttgaaggatgGGGAGACGGTTGAGTCGTACAAGATCCAGGACGGGCATTCTGTGCATATGGTGAAGTCTGGTGGCGCGAGGGCAGCATCTGGGACGTCTGGAGCATCAGCAGCTGCAGAGCCAGCATCAGGAGCATCAGGAGCAGCCAATTCCAACGGTGGCGCCGCAGTTCCAAGCAACATATCTGCAGGTCAGACAGGCGGTTTTAATCCGTTGGCAGATTTGACTGGAGCACGTTACGCAGGGCTCACGAACTTGCCCTCTGCGGATATGTTTGGGCCTGACGGTGGATTGAACAGCGGGGAAGGTGCAAATGCGGAATCGATGCTTCACATGCTGGAGAATCCTATTTTCCAGTCGCAAATGAACGAAATGTTGAGCAATCCGCAGATGGTGGACTTTTTGATCCAGCAAAACCCTCAATTGCAAGCATTGGGTCCTCGGGCCAGGGAGGTTTTGCAGAGTCCGTTCTTCAGACAGATGATGACCGACCCACAGATGATCAGACAGTCGATGCAGATGGCTAGTTCTATGGGTCTTTCCCCTGACGGGGGCGCAGCGTCATCGTTCCCTGCGCCTGGATCTGCAGGTACCCAGTCCACTACTGCCACGCGAGATGATGCGTCTGGGACCTCTGGAAACACTGGAAACACTGGCGCATCCTCTGGAAACACCGGTGGTGCGGCCGCTAACCCATTCGCTAGCCTCTTTGGAAATGCTGGCGGCGCCGGTGGCGCTGCTGCTGCGGCAAACCCATTCGCTGGCCTATTTCCTCAGGGACAACAACCGCAATTCAACCCAGAGTTGTTCGCAAGCATGTTCGGTGGCGCGGCTCAACCACCCACACAGCCAGCTGACAACAGACCGCCAGAAGAGCGCTACGAATCTCAGTTGAGACAGTTAAATGATATGGGTTTCTTCGACTTCGACAGAAACGTTGCCGCGTTGAGACGCTCAGGCGGCTCTGTCCAAGGAGCACTAGATGCTTTGCTAAATGGCGATGTCTAAGTATACTATTACCTCCTTTGCCCCgttgatattgatatattacCATGTATAATTAATTTTAACTACGTTAAATAAACTAAACCCAACCTTTTAACTAGTTCGGAGTTTCCTTCCCTACTTTAAAAAGttactaccactaccactTGGTCACTATATCCCTTAACCGAGATAACCTGCTTGATATCGAGCTGTCTTCTGTGCCACGTATCAGGGTTTCGTACATGAGATCGAGGATCCTGTCCTTGTCGTAGTAGCAGCTCCATCTTGGGTGGCCCACATAATCTGCATCCTGCAACACCTGTGACAAACCGGTCTTTATGTAGGACCCCACACATTCCAAAATTTCCTCCTCAGGAGATCCCACAGGTTCGTAGCCACAGAGAAGCACGTATATTACTGCAAGGTTATCGCTTGGACTAAACCCAAACCATTGGGCTATCTTTTGGATCTTTTCAGGAAGCACAAATTGAAGCTTCCACGATTTGTAGTATTCCACACTGGAAATCTTGTCCAACGTTTGCTTTATACGGGTTATCTCATACATCACAGTATTGACGTTCAAATGGTATACCATATCTAGAGGAACAGACAAGTATGACCACACGCACTCTTGGGAATGTACGTCTTTCAATCTGCATGCATATTGCTCGTTAAGATCCATATCGCAAAGGTCCAACGATACCGTTTCTTTGCACGAATTACAACACAATGTCACCACAGAATCTTCACAGAAACTTACTGAAAGCCCTCTTGACACTATCGCTACAGGGTTCACAAATTGCGAGTCCCAGCATATGGGAGATGTCCTGGTAGCCTCCACGACCTGCCGCAGTCCTTCGTGAATCCTCTCTCTGTTGAACAAATTTTCTTTGTTACCAACGGTATCAATGACCTTCACATATGGCGTAACCCTTGTCAAAATCTGTTCCAAGTCTCCCCTGGATGTTACTTTCGACCTGCTTCTGTACCTGTACTTGTTGATCCGATGCGAACCTTTGGCTATTTTCTCTACCCATTTCACCATATACTGCACATCATCTTCGGTACGACTCTTGCTCCCTCCTAAAACATGGGCCAAACGGTCCATCCGTTCTCTAAGGTCCGCCTCCATAATCTCTTAGACCTTATCGTCAGCGTCAATTGCCTCACAGTCGCTCCCTTTCCACTTTATTGAGCGagaaagaataataatagtagtacTCAGTAAATCAAgttttaaatatatatatatatgtgctTAGCGCTCCAACACTTCGGAACAATTTCCAGTATTCAATGCACACAAAGACCCAAGATCCAAGAATCGCCCTTCTTCACCATTGAATGACTGCTATGACCTCCCAATACATACCAGTCGCCGTACGCAACCGTAGAAGTGGCCCAATTGCAGCCAATCAGCACGCCATTGGGCCATCGTGATGTTTAACTATTCTTCCGAAACTCTTCTCTAAGCATCTAAACCTCTACACCACATacaaaaatccaaaaattTTCACATAATGAGGCCCCATTAAACACTGCTTAGCCCGCAAAAAACGGCCTTGAACGGCCGTTTCAGCCCCAGTTCTCTCGCACAGCACAATGCTGCTCTCCACAGCTACAGTCCAGTATACATATCTCCAAATTGACCTCTCTGGAAGCAGCCATCTACCCTGTTTCACCTTCTCTCTTGCCTTTTTTCTCGTTTTTCCATGATTTTATTCAATTCTGACGCATTTCATTGTCGATTTCTTTAGAAACCAAgtataataaaatatctttGATACCACCAGTTGTGGtagaaggagaagaaggaaaaaaaaaaaggatacCTTTATCAATTGAGTTCGATTCGGGTGTTGGATTAACCTTTGTTGTGTCCTGGGACTTCTTATAGGCTTGAAAGAACGAGTGCTTTCTGTCTTGCTTATTAGTTAATATCGGTGGAAAAGACGAGAATTTGATAATTGGACATTATAATAACCAGGAAAATGCCAGTTTTAGAAGATTACCAGAAGAACTTTTTGGAGCTTGCCACGGAATCCAAGGCGTTGAGATTTGGTGAGTTTACGTTAAAGTCTGGCCGTAAGTCTCCATACTTTTTCAACTTGGGTCTTTTCAACACGGGGAAGTTGCTTTCGAACTTGGCTACTGCTTATGCGATTGCGATTATCCAATCCGACTTGAAGTTTGATGTTATCTTTGGTCCAGCTTACAAGGGTATTCCATTAGCGTCGATTGTGTGCGTGAAGCTAGCTGAGATTGGGGGCTCGAAATTCCAAGATGTGAGATATGCTTTCAacagaaaggaaaagaaggatcaCGGTGAAGGTGGGAACATTGTTGGTGCGGCATTGAAGGACCAGAGGGTGCTTATCATTGACGATGTGATGACCGCTGGTACCGCTATCAACGAAGCTTTCGAGATCATTGCGAAGGAGGAAGGTAAGGTTGTGGGTACGATCATTGCCTTGGATAGACAGGAAGTTGTGAACACAGAAGATGCAGAAAGATTGAGTGCCACTCAGGCCGTCTCAAAGAGATATGGAATCCCAGTGCTAAGCATCGTGAACTTGTCTAATATCATCAGTTTCTTAGATGGTAGAATATCTCCAgaggaaagagaaagaatgGAAAACTACCGCCTAACATACGGGGTGTCTGAGTAGCCCGTActatctctctcttttacACTTTAAACTCTTAGACTTATGTATTTAATTTTAACCAGACACATATTATTAGACTAACTACTAATAATACTCATaataatcatcatcttaATATTAACTGTAATTATTCtcatcatcgtcttcttggTTATTGTAGTTGTAGGATTGGTAatattactactattattattattattaactATATGATATTGTTAACGTCTTACTACACGGAATTTATTCTTTGGTGCCTTCATCTGCTTCTCGGAAGCACCACCTGCGGCACCAGCACCTATCTGCTGCGATGGAGGAGGTGCATCGTATAATGACTTTGTCATCGGATGTTTCATCAAAAATGGACTATGTAGAGGAACAATATCGTTCATTGGCGTTCCCTTCAACAACGGAATCTTACTTGGCTGCACTTCGTCAAATTCGTGACCGTAGGGTAGTTGTTTAACCCCTGCTAAGGTGGTAGGATGACGCTTTAGATACTCACCAATACGTTTCATAAGAACCCTCTTATTAGGAATATCATTTACAAATGGCTTGCCTTCACTTTTGATTAACACGCGCACTCTGCCGGGGTTACCGAAATCCTGAGGATGTGTCTTACTTCCTTCGAAAATAGATGGAATGCCCAGCGATCTAGCCGCATCAGCTATCGTTTTGGCCACAGGATTCTCAACACACAGCTCTACTGGTGCCCGTCTACCCTGAGCATGACTTCTTCTAGCATCGAAATAACATGGATACAACATTTGGAATTCCTTAATCTCATCCAACTCTGCCTTCGATAGAGCATGGCTCTTCTCAACTTTACCCGTCTCTGAGTCGATAAAACTAAATCCAGCACCACCCTCCTGACTTGAGGTACCACTtagctgttgctgctgcttttgttcctcttcatcttgaCTTCTCACTACTGTAGGTACGATCTTGGGAGCCACTGGTGTCTTTAAAGAGGCGTCCAATTGGGCAAGATCCATATCTAAATTATCGATATCATCGATATCTTCAATCTCCTCTATAACTGGCATATTTTGTGAGTATTTTTGACCGCTCTTAGGCACTTAATCACCTCCGCTTTCCCTTGGTTTCCTCCTTTAACACTTTCTACGTTGTCTTAAGCAGAACTAAGAAGcttcaaaatttttcaacatgtATATTAAAGGTTTTAATATTCAAATCTAAAGGATATGTATATACGACTAACAAAAACAtatgaacaagaaactcTGATATGAACGAAAACTAGAATCAACTTAGGAAACCTTTGAATTGCAGCATGGATTCTCAGTTGGTACGAGATGCAGTAGATTTGCTTGCAACGTTAGATCAAGAACAACGGAATGATCTTTCAGTACATTTGTACTCTGCTCATCTCTTAAAACATCTGCTCTACCGAGCTAACAAAGAtgagaaaaagatattgaGAACGGAAACGTTTGTTAAAACGGTTTTAAAGGAGGACTGGACGGCATGGCCTAGTGAAAATGTCATTATAGATCCCAATACGACTTCATTGTATGAAGATCAAAGTGTAACAGAAACACAGAAAACAAGATCAGAATCAGGCCTGGAGCCGGGACAATTGGATCAAGAGTCTTTGAATCATGCTACAGAAATGCTCTATGGGGAGCTAAATGCATTCTGGCAACAGAAGCTGAAGGAAAGCTTTAATAATGGCAAGGAAAGGGATGAGAAGGAACAACaagatgcagaagaagagggagAGGGCACCGAAGAAGAGACAGAGGGAAACAAGGAGAAATTCAATGGCTATGCTGGCACAGTATTGGATATCAATCAAATGGATCTACCAGATGACATTTTCCAGAATACACTCTTCAAGTTAGATCAATTCATCGGGACTTTGCACTTGGATGCCGCGGAGAAGAATACAATCTCATTGTCTACAGTTCCTAATGAGCCACAAATTAAACTCACCAAGGAAGAATTAGGGAGCGTTCAAACACAATCTTTGAAAGGAAAAGCGAAATATGACTACAAAGATATAATAGTGCACGCTTGTGCCTCAGGAGAAGATATGTCCCAAGAATACCTTAAGGCAGTAGAATTATTCCAAGATTTACCGAAAACTCTTGACAAATCTCAATTCGTACTACCAGATTCATTCTTGAATAAATTTACTCATATCAATCTGGGTACCTTTGACGACTCACAGGGGTCATCCGATGATAGTAACTTGAATAATACTGGAGTGAAgcataagaagaagaaaaagaccaagaattcaaaacaaatacaagaagaagaggaaataACAGACGAGCCTGAAAAAGAATCAGAAGCCGAATCCTTTGTAGAACtcaaaagaatatttggCGATCGCAGGAATGATCCAAATGCTAGAAGGGAGGCTAGACTACTTCTCAGAAAGGACGAATTTGCAAGAGACAAGAAGATGTTCTTTACAGTTTTGGAACACCAAAAGAAGGGTTATTCCAGTACTCTAAaaaggaaaccaaaaaagaaactaaaTACTTACGGAGATGCATTAGATATAGACACTGACTATGGATTTGCTGATTTGGACTGAGCTTTATTGATTTCTTCGAATACCACATCCAATATCTCTAAGATTAGACTAGCATTTAAATATTCATTTTGTAGCATCGCATGTAACCTATAACCAGCATTACTAGCATACATCGTTCCAACGACTTTGCCACATGTTTCTACCATAAACTTTTCAAGCATCGCCTGCGATTCTATACTTGCCCGGTTTATTTCACCTTCAGTTCTTGGAGCAGGTTGAGGAACACTACTACTCTTGAAAAATACTCCATCGACCCATATAATAGAGTTCAACTTAGAGATACAAAATGACAACTTCTCTGGTGATTTGATTCTTTGTATCAAatctttgatatatttCTCAATAGTACTTCCCAATAATCGTTGCAACACTACAATGATTGCCCTTCCGCGCAGCCACCCTGAGTTAGATTGATTCAGTgcaaaaaaagatataaacAACTCACATATAGGCTTGACTAATGTACCAGGGCCGTTTGCTTTGGCTGAGGAGTAAAAATTCCgttcatcttcaaaaaaatctaGCTCTTC
The Kluyveromyces marxianus DMKU3-1042 DNA, complete genome, chromosome 1 DNA segment above includes these coding regions:
- the CTK3 gene encoding Ctk3p, which codes for MDAFEARLQFVQVIKNLHKTLHKKRDTSPSGAALSSSGSSSGSAFTDPVQFYLKHFEHHYEDFQQCFFETALNMDSLDRLNVLIYWSRIISSLWPRCLKNVDGQWNIQGKVLFEFLLLDLNKMVDIVLPKEDWKSLTNLDVSIEVLQFIISLVKSDSNALNFEPYKEDGLEKYQKLLELDRSHIVDQFSESIWNKINEKSFEFEWVEHTKQPTCEQSIIQCLQILVDRRSKAFILQEAYRKHLVLNLPNTSQLPTVLHRMENDRERHKKSKEHRWFIERDDMMDTIEFDTIWNSFSLGMNRNDYQNIKTIQEIAQASYKYLEN
- the DAT1 gene encoding Dat1p, with translation MAKKLSDGRKPGSGRKPGKAKTLAEGRKPGSGRKKGSKNVAGSGAGMANSVTKNVGNGTKGKSKSRVKGGGLDVAGSLIGGGKPSSQSSSTGSSPAMAMATSLLLQQDSQDSHGQGHHQHGYAAPQGLMGHSHGHGHGHGHGHDAGSNGGGNVNGNGNGGNGNGNGNGNGNGSVSRRDRELIDALNKLSKCKSPPQSPEPLQASKLPMLTSFWGGMESVPLRQDQEQQLQHQLQLQFQLQHQQQQQQQQQQQQQQQQQQQQQQQNHSHSHNQHHSHINSHSHNQGQQQNQQPFPQNQHLSQQSSVAWLNTPPPQVGSSNSPIHQSNSSAHPSDLGTSH
- the DSK2 gene encoding ubiquitin domain-containing protein DSK2 — translated: MSDKITVHIKSGQNNWSVEVEQSATIRGFKEKISEVSDVPADNQRLIYSGKILKDGETVESYKIQDGHSVHMVKSGGARAASGTSGASAAAEPASGASGAANSNGGAAVPSNISAGQTGGFNPLADLTGARYAGLTNLPSADMFGPDGGLNSGEGANAESMLHMLENPIFQSQMNEMLSNPQMVDFLIQQNPQLQALGPRAREVLQSPFFRQMMTDPQMIRQSMQMASSMGLSPDGGAASSFPAPGSAGTQSTTATRDDASGTSGNTGNTGASSGNTGGAAANPFASLFGNAGGAGGAAAAANPFAGLFPQGQQPQFNPELFASMFGGAAQPPTQPADNRPPEERYESQLRQLNDMGFFDFDRNVAALRRSGGSVQGALDALLNGDV
- a CDS encoding pre-mRNA leakage protein 39, translated to MEADLRERMDRLAHVLGGSKSRTEDDVQYMVKWVEKIAKGSHRINKYRYRSRSKVTSRGDLEQILTRVTPYVKVIDTVGNKENLFNRERIHEGLRQVVEATRTSPICWDSQFVNPVAIVSRGLSVSFCEDSVVTLCCNSCKETVSLDLCDMDLNEQYACRLKDVHSQECVWSYLSVPLDMVYHLNVNTVMYEITRIKQTLDKISSVEYYKSWKLQFVLPEKIQKIAQWFGFSPSDNLAVIYVLLCGYEPVGSPEEEILECVGSYIKTGLSQVLQDADYVGHPRWSCYYDKDRILDLMYETLIRGTEDSSISSRLSRLRDIVTKW
- the URA5 gene encoding orotate phosphoribosyltransferase URA5, with the translated sequence MPVLEDYQKNFLELATESKALRFGEFTLKSGRKSPYFFNLGLFNTGKLLSNLATAYAIAIIQSDLKFDVIFGPAYKGIPLASIVCVKLAEIGGSKFQDVRYAFNRKEKKDHGEGGNIVGAALKDQRVLIIDDVMTAGTAINEAFEIIAKEEGKVVGTIIALDRQEVVNTEDAERLSATQAVSKRYGIPVLSIVNLSNIISFLDGRISPEERERMENYRLTYGVSE
- the SEC65 gene encoding RNA-binding signal recognition particle subunit SEC65, which gives rise to MPVIEEIEDIDDIDNLDMDLAQLDASLKTPVAPKIVPTVVRSQDEEEQKQQQQLSGTSSQEGGAGFSFIDSETGKVEKSHALSKAELDEIKEFQMLYPCYFDARRSHAQGRRAPVELCVENPVAKTIADAARSLGIPSIFEGSKTHPQDFGNPGRVRVLIKSEGKPFVNDIPNKRVLMKRIGEYLKRHPTTLAGVKQLPYGHEFDEVQPSKIPLLKGTPMNDIVPLHSPFLMKHPMTKSLYDAPPPSQQIGAGAAGGASEKQMKAPKNKFRVVRR
- the RRN9 gene encoding Rrn9p, with translation MDSQLVRDAVDLLATLDQEQRNDLSVHLYSAHLLKHLLYRANKDEKKILRTETFVKTVLKEDWTAWPSENVIIDPNTTSLYEDQSVTETQKTRSESGLEPGQLDQESLNHATEMLYGELNAFWQQKLKESFNNGKERDEKEQQDAEEEGEGTEEETEGNKEKFNGYAGTVLDINQMDLPDDIFQNTLFKLDQFIGTLHLDAAEKNTISLSTVPNEPQIKLTKEELGSVQTQSLKGKAKYDYKDIIVHACASGEDMSQEYLKAVELFQDLPKTLDKSQFVLPDSFLNKFTHINLGTFDDSQGSSDDSNLNNTGVKHKKKKKTKNSKQIQEEEEITDEPEKESEAESFVELKRIFGDRRNDPNARREARLLLRKDEFARDKKMFFTVLEHQKKGYSSTLKRKPKKKLNTYGDALDIDTDYGFADLD